The Pirellulimonas nuda genome includes a region encoding these proteins:
- a CDS encoding cation:proton antiporter, whose product MTTRSGLMNDYVTISIYLAAVLALGIAAQWIAWWRKLPAILLLLVFGLLLGWQAGPPRLWVGDKAIPPMTSLAVGVVLFEGGLSLRWREIRETSSVVVRLVSVGLLITWVGAALAAHYLAGFSWGLATLTGALLTVSGPTVIMPLLRQVRPERKIGSVIKWEGIVNDPIGAVLAALVFEVVAHGGGGLATEWFNGLAWSLCVGAVLGAVTALVIVELLARFWVPDYLQNGVILSLVMLVFAVSNYLQHESGLITVTVIGVWLANQRRASVKHVIEFKENLRVLLISVLFIILSSRVQITMADINRLGWGGLLFPVVLILLVRPLAVFVSTIGAPLNWREKTMLAWVHPRGIVAAAVASLFAIELSQQSRGAEAGELAAGLTGEGQQLVVLVFLTIVLTVTVYGLTLGPLARRLGLSRQNPQGVLFAGASPMIRELATAIQKEGFHTVLVDTNPQNVAAARLAGIPVVYAAIGSEFIHDEIDLGDVGRLLAMTPNDEVNAIAAMEFAPELGGANVYQIAPSQRSQERLQRIPAHRRGRVLFRDGLTYDDLQNRFAQGAQIKKTSLSKDFTYAAFRAKYGEAAVVLFAVPEKGRLIVNTAKTPLEPKAGYKLIALIDPSAVVAGDSAILTPASDAPA is encoded by the coding sequence GTGACGACTCGATCCGGGCTGATGAACGACTACGTCACTATCTCGATCTACCTAGCCGCCGTGCTGGCGCTCGGCATCGCAGCGCAGTGGATCGCTTGGTGGCGTAAGCTGCCCGCCATCCTGCTGCTGCTGGTCTTCGGGCTGCTGCTGGGCTGGCAAGCCGGCCCGCCGCGGCTGTGGGTGGGAGACAAGGCCATCCCGCCCATGACCAGCCTCGCCGTGGGCGTGGTGCTGTTCGAGGGGGGGCTGAGCCTCCGCTGGCGCGAGATCCGCGAGACCAGCAGCGTGGTCGTGCGGCTGGTTTCTGTGGGCCTGCTGATCACCTGGGTGGGGGCTGCGCTGGCCGCCCACTACTTGGCCGGCTTCTCGTGGGGGCTGGCGACGCTCACCGGGGCGCTGCTCACCGTCAGCGGTCCGACGGTCATCATGCCGCTGCTGCGCCAGGTGCGTCCCGAGCGCAAGATCGGCTCGGTGATTAAGTGGGAAGGGATCGTTAACGACCCGATCGGCGCGGTGCTGGCGGCCCTGGTGTTCGAGGTGGTCGCCCACGGCGGCGGCGGGCTCGCCACCGAGTGGTTCAACGGCCTGGCCTGGAGCCTGTGCGTCGGCGCGGTGCTGGGCGCCGTCACCGCGCTGGTGATCGTTGAGCTGCTGGCCCGCTTCTGGGTGCCCGACTACCTCCAGAACGGCGTGATCCTGTCGCTGGTGATGCTGGTGTTCGCGGTCTCAAACTACTTGCAGCACGAGTCGGGGCTGATCACCGTGACGGTGATCGGCGTGTGGCTGGCCAACCAGCGGCGCGCCTCGGTGAAGCACGTCATCGAGTTCAAAGAGAACCTGCGCGTGCTGCTGATCTCGGTGCTGTTCATCATCTTGTCTTCCCGCGTGCAGATCACGATGGCGGACATCAACCGCCTCGGGTGGGGGGGGCTGCTGTTCCCCGTGGTGCTGATCCTGCTCGTGCGGCCGCTGGCCGTCTTTGTCTCCACGATCGGCGCCCCGCTCAACTGGCGCGAGAAGACGATGCTGGCCTGGGTCCACCCCCGCGGCATCGTGGCCGCCGCGGTCGCCTCGTTGTTCGCCATAGAGCTCTCCCAGCAGAGCCGCGGCGCCGAAGCCGGCGAGCTGGCCGCGGGGCTCACCGGCGAGGGGCAGCAGCTTGTGGTGCTGGTGTTCCTGACCATCGTGCTCACCGTGACGGTGTACGGCCTGACGCTCGGCCCGCTTGCGCGCCGCCTGGGCCTGTCGCGGCAGAACCCGCAGGGGGTGCTGTTCGCCGGCGCCTCGCCGATGATCCGCGAGCTGGCGACGGCGATCCAGAAGGAAGGCTTCCACACCGTGCTGGTGGACACCAACCCGCAGAACGTGGCGGCGGCGCGGCTGGCGGGCATCCCGGTGGTTTACGCGGCCATCGGCAGCGAGTTCATCCACGACGAGATCGACCTGGGAGACGTCGGCCGCCTGCTGGCGATGACCCCCAACGACGAGGTGAACGCCATCGCCGCGATGGAGTTCGCCCCGGAGCTCGGCGGCGCCAACGTCTACCAGATCGCCCCCTCGCAACGCAGCCAGGAGCGGCTCCAACGCATCCCCGCCCACCGCCGCGGCAGGGTGCTGTTCCGCGACGGCCTCACGTACGACGACCTGCAGAACCGCTTCGCCCAGGGCGCGCAGATCAAGAAGACCTCGCTCAGCAAAGACTTCACCTACGCCGCGTTCCGCGCCAAGTACGGCGAGGCGGCCGTGGTGCTGTTCGCCGTCCCCGAAAAGGGCCGGTTGATCGTCAACACGGCCAAGACGCCGCTTGAGCCCAAGGCCGGCTACAAGCTGATCGCCCTGATCGATCCGAGCGCTGTGGTCGCGGGCGACTCCGCGATCCTCACGCCCGCAAGCGACGCGCCGGCTTAG
- a CDS encoding ABC transporter ATP-binding protein — protein sequence MRAALEVTGVAKKFGGAQALCDVSFGVRPAERLALLGPNGAGKTTLIRCICGRVRPDSGYVSLMGRRLGPRSDRSELGFVPQELAVYPDLTTSENLWAFGRFHGLRGTALRQRVAWALEWTGLADRAAALVKTFSGGMKRRVNIACGVLHRPRVLLLDEPTVGVDPQSRERIFNMLDSLHAEGTSIVLTTHQLEEAQDRCDRIVIIDHGRLAAEGTLAELIDRTVGRARAVQVKIDGSASRLAGMHWDNLWYDPADATLRGRVVDIAAELPPLLARIGAAGGRVEDVTVAAPTLHTVFLHLTGRELRE from the coding sequence ATGCGTGCAGCCCTCGAAGTCACCGGCGTCGCGAAGAAGTTCGGCGGCGCCCAGGCGCTCTGCGACGTGTCGTTCGGCGTCCGGCCGGCAGAGCGGCTCGCGCTGCTGGGGCCCAACGGCGCGGGAAAGACGACGCTCATCCGCTGCATCTGCGGCCGCGTCCGCCCCGACTCCGGCTACGTCTCGCTGATGGGGCGCCGGCTCGGGCCGCGCAGCGACCGAAGCGAGTTGGGGTTTGTCCCCCAAGAACTGGCCGTCTACCCCGACCTAACCACCTCCGAGAACCTTTGGGCCTTCGGAAGGTTCCACGGGCTGCGCGGCACGGCGCTGCGCCAGCGCGTGGCGTGGGCGCTGGAGTGGACCGGGCTAGCCGACCGCGCGGCCGCGCTGGTGAAGACCTTCTCCGGGGGGATGAAACGCCGCGTGAACATCGCGTGCGGCGTGCTGCACCGCCCGCGCGTGCTGCTGCTGGACGAGCCGACCGTGGGGGTCGACCCGCAGAGCCGCGAGCGGATCTTCAACATGCTGGACTCGCTGCACGCCGAAGGGACGTCGATCGTGCTCACGACCCATCAACTCGAAGAAGCGCAAGACCGGTGCGACCGGATCGTGATTATCGACCACGGGCGGCTGGCGGCCGAAGGGACCCTGGCGGAACTAATCGACCGCACCGTGGGGCGCGCCCGCGCGGTGCAGGTGAAGATCGACGGTTCCGCGTCCCGGTTGGCCGGGATGCACTGGGACAACCTTTGGTACGACCCGGCCGACGCCACGCTGCGGGGCAGGGTGGTCGATATCGCGGCGGAGCTGCCGCCGCTGCTGGCGCGGATCGGCGCCGCGGGGGGGAGGGTTGAGGACGTAACCGTGGCGGCGCCGACGCTTCACACCGTCTTTCTTCACCTGACCGGACGGGAGCTGCGCGAATGA
- a CDS encoding cytochrome c oxidase subunit 3, with product MSTAELTATTPQHDQDHHAEGHDHPEWLAHHFESPQQQTSAAKLGVWLFLAQEVLFFAGLFAAYAVYRANHPEVFLNAHHYLNPTLGAFNTIVLLASSLAVAWGVRAAQLNDQKTLLWTHIFTLACAGMFMGVKAVEYMYKLYEGLYWAGRYAPDPEVQFGVIQHNLVWTVFWCMVIGVATMGFGWKQKSGPKPGRGWISFSVGAVIASAGAGIVIANGIQAYEVESHMSQHVAAAHGEAELEGLEGIAAAEAIDKAAEAHPVDEHAAEGAEAAPEGEAAEHAPEAPAPAPRVEGEVNAGNFFSIYFAMTGVHALHIIGGILAILWIVGRIGRGDFGPHYFDPVEGVGLYWHLVDLVWIFLFPLLYLIH from the coding sequence ATGTCTACCGCTGAACTCACCGCGACCACGCCGCAGCACGATCAGGACCACCACGCAGAGGGTCACGATCATCCGGAATGGTTGGCGCACCACTTCGAGAGCCCGCAGCAGCAGACCAGCGCCGCGAAACTGGGCGTGTGGCTGTTCCTGGCGCAAGAGGTGCTTTTCTTCGCCGGGCTGTTCGCCGCCTACGCGGTCTACCGGGCCAACCACCCGGAAGTGTTCCTCAACGCGCACCACTACCTCAACCCCACGCTGGGGGCGTTCAACACCATCGTGCTGCTGGCCAGCAGCCTCGCGGTGGCCTGGGGCGTGCGGGCCGCCCAGCTCAACGACCAGAAGACGCTGCTGTGGACCCACATCTTCACCCTCGCTTGCGCGGGGATGTTCATGGGGGTCAAGGCGGTTGAGTACATGTACAAGCTGTACGAGGGCCTCTACTGGGCCGGCCGGTACGCGCCCGACCCCGAGGTGCAGTTCGGCGTGATCCAGCACAACCTGGTATGGACGGTGTTCTGGTGCATGGTGATCGGCGTCGCCACGATGGGCTTCGGCTGGAAGCAGAAGTCGGGCCCCAAGCCGGGACGCGGCTGGATCTCCTTCTCGGTCGGCGCGGTCATCGCTTCGGCCGGCGCCGGCATCGTCATCGCCAACGGCATCCAGGCCTACGAGGTCGAGTCCCACATGAGCCAGCACGTCGCGGCAGCCCACGGTGAGGCCGAACTGGAAGGCCTGGAAGGCATCGCCGCAGCTGAAGCAATCGACAAAGCGGCCGAAGCACACCCCGTGGACGAGCACGCCGCGGAAGGGGCCGAGGCGGCGCCCGAAGGCGAAGCGGCCGAGCACGCCCCCGAGGCGCCCGCCCCCGCTCCGCGGGTCGAGGGCGAGGTGAACGCCGGCAACTTCTTCAGCATCTACTTCGCCATGACCGGCGTGCACGCCCTGCACATCATCGGGGGCATCCTGGCGATCCTGTGGATCGTAGGACGGATCGGCCGCGGCGACTTCGGCCCCCACTACTTCGACCCGGTCGAAGGGGTCGGGCTCTACTGGCACTTGGTCGACTTGGTCTGGATCTTCCTGTTCCCGCTGCTTTACCTGATTCATTGA
- a CDS encoding sigma-70 family RNA polymerase sigma factor, giving the protein MNRAYRHNVIDRLHEQLSRYAPRTKRVEQIETTERLIAEIDPEKVYPYEWVAFRVTGYRPNDDAAVKIPGADLMHDLRLLVEDLSDSIDLPADAVGEQVLTVEQLAEQFNVSTKTISRWRELGLVSRRLVFDGRKRVGFLRSSVDRFVRNNQDRVERGARFSQMSDAQRQELLERARRLAAAGACQAEVVRRIAVETGRSVETIRQTIRQFDSEHAELAIFPDLTGPLNEAQKDRIFADFTAGVSVDRLSKRYARTPTTVYRVVNESRAAGVMELPLDFIPNPRFSRKGADAACLSPMPGADEPQKKVRRPADLPPYLASLYEMPLLTREQEQHIFRKYNYLKYKAAKLREQLDPDRPKASLMDEIESIYQQAVETKNQIAKANLRLVVSIAKRHVTADQNFFELVSDGNMSLLRAIEKFDFARGNKFSTYASWAIMKNFARTIPGEYKIRDRFRTSHDELFTATEERRDDPQIHENAQRIREDAVRKMLHKLDEREQQIVISRFGLDHSEEPLTLKEVGAKMGVTKERIRQIEVRALNKLRAVARDEKIAIED; this is encoded by the coding sequence ATGAACCGCGCATATCGCCACAACGTGATCGACCGCCTGCACGAGCAGCTATCGCGGTACGCGCCGCGCACCAAGCGGGTGGAACAGATCGAGACCACCGAGCGGCTGATCGCCGAGATCGACCCGGAGAAGGTCTACCCGTACGAGTGGGTGGCCTTCCGCGTCACCGGCTACCGCCCCAACGACGACGCCGCGGTGAAGATCCCGGGCGCCGACCTGATGCACGACCTGCGTCTGCTGGTGGAGGACCTGTCGGACTCCATCGACCTCCCGGCCGACGCCGTGGGCGAGCAGGTGCTGACCGTCGAGCAACTGGCCGAGCAGTTCAACGTTTCTACGAAGACCATCTCGCGTTGGCGCGAGCTGGGCTTGGTGAGCCGGCGACTGGTCTTCGACGGGCGCAAGCGCGTCGGTTTCCTCCGCAGCAGCGTCGACCGGTTCGTGCGGAACAACCAGGACCGCGTTGAGCGCGGCGCCCGTTTCAGCCAGATGAGCGACGCCCAGCGGCAGGAGTTGCTGGAGCGCGCCCGTCGCTTGGCCGCGGCCGGCGCCTGCCAGGCCGAGGTCGTTCGGCGGATCGCGGTCGAGACCGGACGCAGCGTTGAGACGATCCGCCAGACCATCCGGCAGTTCGACAGCGAGCACGCGGAGCTGGCGATCTTCCCGGACCTGACCGGCCCGCTGAACGAGGCCCAGAAGGACCGCATCTTCGCCGACTTCACGGCCGGCGTTTCGGTCGATCGGTTGTCGAAGCGGTACGCCCGCACGCCGACCACGGTCTACCGGGTGGTGAACGAGTCGCGTGCCGCTGGGGTGATGGAGCTCCCGCTCGATTTCATCCCGAACCCGCGTTTCAGCCGCAAGGGCGCCGACGCGGCGTGCCTGAGCCCGATGCCGGGCGCCGACGAGCCGCAGAAGAAGGTCCGCCGCCCCGCCGACCTGCCCCCGTACTTGGCGAGCTTGTACGAGATGCCGCTGCTCACGCGCGAGCAGGAGCAGCACATCTTCCGCAAGTACAACTACCTGAAGTACAAGGCGGCCAAGCTGCGCGAGCAGCTCGACCCCGACCGGCCGAAGGCCTCGTTGATGGACGAGATCGAGTCGATCTATCAGCAGGCGGTGGAAACGAAGAATCAGATCGCCAAGGCGAACCTGCGGCTGGTGGTCTCCATCGCCAAGCGGCACGTCACGGCCGATCAGAACTTCTTCGAGCTGGTCAGCGACGGCAACATGTCGCTGCTCAGGGCGATCGAGAAGTTCGACTTCGCCCGCGGCAACAAGTTCAGCACGTACGCGAGCTGGGCGATCATGAAGAACTTTGCCCGGACCATCCCGGGCGAGTACAAGATCCGCGATCGCTTCCGCACCAGCCACGACGAGCTGTTCACCGCGACCGAGGAGCGCCGAGACGACCCGCAGATCCACGAGAACGCGCAGCGGATCCGCGAGGACGCCGTCCGCAAGATGCTGCACAAGCTCGACGAGCGTGAGCAGCAGATCGTGATCTCTCGGTTCGGCCTCGACCATTCCGAAGAGCCGCTGACGCTCAAAGAGGTCGGCGCCAAGATGGGGGTCACCAAGGAGCGGATCCGCCAGATCGAGGTGCGGGCGCTCAACAAGCTGCGGGCCGTGGCCCGGGACGAGAAGATCGCCATCGAAGACTAG
- the ctaD gene encoding cytochrome c oxidase subunit I, translating into MIAHTSKPLVSGETGRRVEIPEGPSYLTGGGLMSWAFTLDHKRIGVMYLCGILGFFLIGGLLAILIRLELWNPAADLLAFGQGADATARAEIAKNNFNQVFTLHGAIMVFLFIIPSIPAALGNFVVPIMVGAKDVAFPRLNLASFHLYFVGACFFIAALLTTGLDTGWTFYTPYSVTTTGPVVLATMGVFILGFSSIFTGLNFIVTINTMRPRGMTWFRMPLFLWSIYATSIIQVLATPVLAITLLLLMTERMLGIGIFDSARGGDPVLFQHFFWFYSHPAVYIMILPAMGVISEVIPTFSRKHIFGYRFIAYSSIAIALIGFLVWGHHMFTSGQSALATAIFSFLTFAVAIPSAIKVFNWLATMYKGSIHFNTPMCYAISFMALFTIGGLTGLPLGALATDIHLHDTYFVVAHFHYVMMGGTLISFLAALFYWWPKLFGRMYNERFGQLSAIIVFIGFNLTFFTQFILGVKGMPRRYASYEGSDAFPVTPELLETFTTLHRISTVGALILGAGLFIAAGTLIASLWYGRKAPANPWGAATLEWKCCSPPTQQNFEVNPIMGPPYVYDDIKYDPAIDGYYEVVPDRTTKPMQDPV; encoded by the coding sequence ATGATAGCCCACACCAGCAAGCCGCTCGTTTCCGGAGAAACAGGGCGCCGCGTGGAGATCCCCGAGGGGCCCAGCTACCTTACCGGCGGCGGGCTGATGAGTTGGGCGTTCACGCTCGACCATAAACGGATCGGGGTGATGTACCTGTGCGGGATCCTCGGGTTCTTCTTGATCGGAGGCCTGCTGGCGATCCTCATCCGGCTGGAGCTGTGGAACCCGGCGGCCGACCTATTGGCCTTCGGCCAGGGCGCCGACGCGACCGCCAGGGCCGAGATCGCCAAGAACAATTTCAACCAGGTCTTCACGCTGCACGGCGCGATCATGGTGTTCTTGTTCATCATCCCCAGCATCCCCGCGGCGCTGGGCAACTTCGTCGTGCCGATCATGGTGGGCGCCAAGGACGTTGCGTTCCCGCGGCTCAACCTGGCCAGCTTCCACCTCTACTTTGTCGGCGCCTGCTTCTTTATCGCGGCGCTATTAACCACCGGGCTCGACACCGGCTGGACCTTCTACACCCCCTACAGCGTCACCACCACCGGCCCGGTGGTGCTCGCCACGATGGGCGTCTTCATCCTGGGGTTTAGCTCGATCTTCACCGGGCTGAACTTCATCGTCACGATCAACACGATGCGTCCCCGCGGCATGACCTGGTTCCGGATGCCGCTGTTCTTGTGGTCCATCTACGCCACCAGCATCATCCAGGTGCTGGCGACGCCGGTGCTGGCGATCACGCTGCTGCTGCTGATGACCGAGCGGATGCTGGGCATCGGCATCTTCGACTCCGCCCGCGGCGGCGACCCGGTGCTGTTCCAACACTTCTTCTGGTTCTACAGCCACCCGGCCGTGTACATCATGATCCTGCCGGCGATGGGGGTGATCAGCGAAGTGATCCCCACGTTCAGCCGCAAGCACATCTTCGGCTACCGGTTCATCGCGTACAGCTCGATCGCGATCGCGCTGATCGGCTTCCTGGTTTGGGGCCACCACATGTTCACCAGCGGCCAGAGCGCCCTGGCGACGGCCATCTTCAGCTTCTTGACGTTCGCCGTGGCGATCCCGTCCGCCATCAAGGTGTTTAACTGGCTGGCGACGATGTACAAGGGGTCGATCCACTTCAACACGCCCATGTGCTACGCGATCAGCTTCATGGCGCTGTTCACCATCGGCGGGCTGACGGGCCTGCCGCTGGGCGCCCTGGCGACCGACATCCACCTGCACGACACCTACTTCGTGGTGGCCCACTTCCACTACGTGATGATGGGCGGAACGCTGATCTCCTTCTTGGCGGCGCTGTTCTACTGGTGGCCCAAGCTGTTCGGCCGGATGTACAACGAGCGCTTCGGGCAGCTTTCGGCCATCATTGTGTTCATCGGGTTCAACCTCACGTTCTTCACCCAGTTCATCCTGGGCGTGAAGGGCATGCCCCGCCGGTACGCCAGCTACGAGGGTTCCGACGCGTTCCCGGTCACCCCCGAACTGCTCGAGACGTTCACCACGCTGCACCGGATCTCTACCGTGGGCGCGTTGATCCTGGGCGCCGGGCTCTTTATCGCCGCGGGGACGCTGATCGCGTCGCTCTGGTACGGCCGCAAGGCGCCCGCCAACCCGTGGGGCGCCGCGACGCTGGAGTGGAAGTGCTGCTCGCCGCCCACGCAGCAAAACTTTGAGGTGAACCCCATCATGGGTCCCCCCTACGTGTACGACGACATCAAGTACGATCCCGCGATCGATGGCTACTACGAGGTCGTTCCAGACCGGACGACCAAGCCGATGCAAGACCCCGTCTGA
- a CDS encoding cytochrome C oxidase subunit IV family protein — protein MSHAHDSTVPHHHVTSGAVLIATFIALVALTVLTSVLAQVDMGRADIFVTLGIAVVKSAMVALIFMHLLHDKLFNGVILLSAIVFMALFLGIVLMDSGQYEAQIRDYVEDQQALLPPA, from the coding sequence ATGTCCCACGCCCACGACTCCACCGTCCCCCACCACCACGTCACCAGCGGCGCGGTGCTGATCGCTACGTTCATTGCGCTCGTGGCGCTCACGGTGCTCACGTCGGTCCTCGCGCAGGTAGACATGGGCCGCGCCGATATCTTCGTCACGCTCGGCATCGCGGTGGTGAAGTCCGCGATGGTGGCGTTGATCTTCATGCACCTGCTGCACGACAAGCTGTTCAACGGGGTGATCCTGCTCAGCGCGATCGTCTTTATGGCCCTGTTCCTGGGGATCGTGCTGATGGACTCGGGGCAGTATGAAGCACAAATCCGCGACTACGTGGAAGACCAGCAGGCGTTGTTGCCACCGGCGTAG
- a CDS encoding histone deacetylase family protein, translating into MLHAYYSDGHDLPLPPGHRFPQAKYRLLRRRVEVLAETMAVSLAPAPLATDAELLLVHTGDYVRRVRAGELSKQEQREIGFPWSPEFVTRALASTGATLAAARDAADRGGWGVHLAGGTHHAFADRGQGFCVFNDITVAVRALRREGRLERAMIVDCDVHQGNGTAAIFADDPHTFTLSLHGAKNFPLRKEVSDLDVPLPDGCDDARYLAVLDRALDAALGRFTPEWAFYLSGADAYEADRYGRMKLTRAGLRQRDERVLRRFRDAGTPVVAAMGGGYAPDEQAIADIHAATIEVLARLAPG; encoded by the coding sequence ATGTTGCACGCCTACTACAGCGACGGGCACGACTTACCGCTCCCACCCGGCCACCGCTTCCCCCAGGCCAAGTACCGCCTGCTGAGGCGCCGTGTTGAGGTGCTAGCAGAAACGATGGCCGTTTCGTTGGCGCCCGCCCCGCTAGCGACCGACGCCGAGCTGTTGTTGGTCCACACCGGCGACTACGTACGCCGCGTGCGCGCCGGCGAGCTCAGCAAGCAGGAACAGCGCGAGATCGGCTTCCCCTGGTCGCCCGAGTTCGTCACCCGCGCGCTGGCGTCTACCGGCGCCACGCTGGCGGCGGCCCGCGACGCGGCGGACCGGGGGGGCTGGGGCGTTCACCTGGCGGGCGGCACGCACCACGCGTTTGCCGACCGCGGGCAGGGCTTCTGCGTGTTCAACGACATCACGGTCGCCGTGCGGGCGCTCCGCCGCGAGGGCCGGCTGGAGCGGGCGATGATCGTTGACTGCGACGTCCACCAGGGGAACGGCACCGCCGCCATCTTTGCCGACGACCCGCACACGTTCACCCTCAGCCTGCACGGGGCCAAGAACTTTCCGCTCCGCAAGGAGGTGAGCGACCTCGACGTCCCTCTGCCCGACGGCTGCGACGACGCCCGCTACCTGGCGGTGCTGGACCGCGCCCTCGACGCGGCGCTGGGCAGATTCACGCCGGAGTGGGCGTTCTACCTGTCGGGCGCCGACGCCTACGAGGCGGACCGCTACGGCCGGATGAAGCTCACCCGCGCGGGGCTGCGGCAGCGAGATGAGCGCGTTTTGCGGCGCTTCCGGGACGCCGGCACACCGGTCGTCGCCGCGATGGGGGGCGGCTACGCACCAGACGAGCAGGCGATCGCGGACATCCACGCCGCAACCATCGAGGTGCTAGCGCGCCTCGCGCCGGGCTAG
- a CDS encoding ABC transporter permease produces the protein MIAQVMRIGFQRLWHGRLEMLLVFIVPVVFFSIFALIFDRREEVGSGEVATALVDLDQTPLSRAVFARLASDPLLRVSTAAPPTEPAEWEDLTASCQEVLSGRAKLAIVAPAGWADSLMRSDPLTLTIAADTSDPVAPRVVEALVHQAVGRTIAELQIPASPAAGSSPEAVASPFGAPVRVLDLLAEGKSNPVVSQFAAGIAVMFLLFTASGNAGSLLEEEETQTLERLMCSRLSMSKLLLGKWLFLASIGFLQVLVMFGWAQLMFGVDVLGRLPGFLLMTAVTAGAAASLALAMAAACRSRAQLNAVSTILILTMSAVGGSMVPRYVMSESMQQFGRATFNAWAIDGYNKLFWRNLPATQLGPELAVMAVSAVALLVIARVLAMRWETA, from the coding sequence ATGATCGCCCAAGTGATGCGGATCGGCTTCCAGCGGCTCTGGCACGGCAGGCTCGAGATGCTGCTGGTGTTCATCGTGCCGGTGGTGTTCTTCAGCATCTTCGCGTTGATCTTTGATCGCCGCGAGGAGGTGGGCAGCGGGGAGGTTGCGACCGCGCTGGTCGACCTCGATCAAACCCCACTCAGCCGAGCCGTGTTCGCGCGGCTGGCCTCCGACCCGCTGCTGCGGGTGTCGACCGCCGCCCCCCCGACGGAACCGGCCGAGTGGGAAGACCTGACCGCGTCGTGCCAGGAGGTGCTCAGCGGTCGGGCGAAGCTAGCGATCGTCGCCCCGGCGGGGTGGGCGGACAGCCTGATGCGGAGCGACCCCCTGACGCTCACGATCGCCGCGGACACGTCCGATCCTGTCGCGCCGCGCGTGGTTGAGGCGCTGGTGCACCAGGCGGTCGGGCGGACGATCGCCGAGCTTCAGATCCCGGCCTCGCCGGCGGCGGGGTCCTCTCCGGAGGCCGTGGCGTCCCCGTTCGGGGCGCCGGTCCGCGTGCTCGACCTGCTCGCCGAGGGGAAGTCGAACCCGGTGGTCTCGCAGTTTGCGGCCGGGATCGCGGTGATGTTCCTGCTGTTCACGGCAAGCGGGAACGCCGGATCGCTGCTGGAAGAAGAAGAAACACAGACGCTCGAACGCCTGATGTGCAGCCGGCTGTCGATGTCGAAGCTGCTGCTGGGCAAGTGGCTGTTTCTGGCGTCGATCGGGTTCTTGCAGGTGCTGGTGATGTTCGGCTGGGCCCAACTGATGTTCGGCGTCGACGTCCTCGGGCGGCTGCCGGGCTTCTTGTTGATGACGGCGGTCACCGCCGGCGCCGCGGCGAGCCTGGCGCTCGCCATGGCCGCGGCGTGCCGGTCGCGCGCCCAACTGAACGCGGTGTCGACGATCTTGATCCTCACCATGTCCGCCGTGGGCGGCAGCATGGTGCCGCGCTACGTGATGAGCGAGTCGATGCAACAGTTCGGCCGCGCAACGTTCAACGCCTGGGCCATCGATGGCTACAACAAGCTCTTCTGGCGGAACCTGCCCGCGACGCAGCTCGGCCCCGAGCTGGCCGTGATGGCCGTGTCCGCCGTGGCGCTGCTGGTGATCGCCAGGGTGCTGGCGATGCGGTGGGAAACCGCGTGA